The Falco rusticolus isolate bFalRus1 chromosome 4, bFalRus1.pri, whole genome shotgun sequence genome includes the window GAGACAGCTCCCCTGACTTGAATCCTGGATCAGCATGTTGGCTCCGCTGAGTAGTAatagaggaaaaagaggaagaaaaatgtaaaaatgatcTATAAGCAAGAATGTCTCTATATATAGAAGCTTTCCGTGAAGCATCAGACACTCTTTAAGTATTAATGGCAAATTGGCCCAAATCATGCAGTGCTTACAAACTGTACTGAACTTGCTGTTTCTACTCCAAAGATGCATTGACAAGTTTTCTTTGGAGCTACACAATCAGTCTCAAACAAAAATGATCAGTTCCATTACATGCAGTTATGtgtactgctttttatttataatcCTATATTTCTTGTTAACTGTTACTGCACATCACGTACAAAACTGAATAAGCAGTGAAGCTAGTTGTTTGTGCTGAGTTGGGCGGGGAGGAAGTAGATGTTATGGGATATTGGGAGAGTAACAAATTAAATTACCATAACACAGCCATGCAGGGGGTAAGACCTCTCTTCCCTCCTAAGTCCTTCTGCTTAGTTCTCCTGCAGTTGTAATCCTGCctacacagggaaaaaaaattaatactgcTTGCTCTTACTCCATTTGCAGGGTAGGAATggacagaaaaatggaagttcTTTACTCACTGCCCCTCGCTCTCCTCCCTTGCTTACAAGAACAAGTATGTGAGGATGCAGAGAGTAACTAGCTGCATTTTTAGAACAGGAAAACGTCTTGTTTACTGCTGCAAGGAAGAATCTGGGATGGGATAGGGAATTCATTCTTAAGGCTGCATAGCAATGAACTCTTGCTTACTCAAGGCAGCTTGAAACACTAGGAGCATAGCCAGTAAGTACAATGCAGTTGGGTTTTGCTCCATAGAAGGTCCGACCATTAGTCATTACAGCAAGGCATTGCATGTAGGGATCTACAAGAACACTGCTTGGTGTTTAATGATAGTTGAAAAGCACCAGGATATTAGAACCTATAAAGGATGTAATATAAGAGATACCTGGAAATGCCCCAGTGGATTTGCAGCATACTGAAGGCACATCAGTTCCCTTCAGTAATACTGTCTTGGCTTTCAACTATTTGATCACACAAGAAATGATACAGGACTTCATGTTTCAACTGTTTCTGCTCAAACCTGTTCTGCCATTGCTGTTCTGAAGGACTGAGTTCTTTATTCTCTTCATCCCACCGCAAGGAGGGTGCTCTGTTTCATTAGTGGACTATTGGTAAGAGATGGTAGCATTATAAGAGGTGGGTTTATCACCAAAGTGTTGGACTATGAAAGTATTTAAGAAGGTTGTGTACCCATTGTTCCCAGGAACCTGCACTTGGTGTTGTCCTGATGAAGGAACTTGGGACAGTGTCATTTCAAAAGTAATTCTTTTCTGGCTGTCTTCACATCCTAGTGTGTAGGGTATGGTCAAGGAAAGCTTTGTCACTCTTCTTTAAAGATGACCAATATTGAGTATATCTGTTACACTTTTGAAAGTCTTACCTGTCCATAACAAAGTGAGGGAATTCCATTTTTCCCTAGTGTTAGACAGACCAATACATTTCCTCGATTATATCCAGTGATTAGCAAAAACAGGTGACTTAAACGAGCGGAAGGCAATGATGAAACCTGACTGACCTTGTGCAGTAGATGCTATTGTCTGCTTCCGTTGCAAATACCGGGATTCCTTTCATTGCTAAAATATAAGCAATCTGAGCTGTTGGTTGTTTGGCAGGAtggcagctgagctctgctcccagcaatGAGTGCAGCTTCTGTTAGCTTCTTGATCGCTGCATTATGCAAGCACAGTGTTACTGGgcaaaaggcttttaaagaGACATTAGGAGGATGGCGTTCATCAGAATGCAGTGTGATGTGAATAAGGCAAGCTGGACGAAAGTTCCCCCTAGTGAGGGAATCAATAATAGCTTCTGCTTAAGGAGGTAGCTATAAAAATAGACTACAAAGATAATGAACTTTGCTTAATTATGTACGTATGCGTTCtgcttgtgtgtgtatttaGCAGGCTTAGAGGTAGTAAGAGAAGTATGGGAAGCATGATGAATTCATCACCCAGGtccttccattcttttttttaaatcagcactTTTATATCTTTTCTAGtcttaacattttgtttcacataGTTGCATTCTTGTTATCTGAaccttgcagaaaaaaaaattacaaagttaAAGCTTACAGGAGTTGTCTTACCAAATGGCATTTTAGGCACAAGACAGAAGCAGTTTTTGACTCTATGGGCTATTTTTCATCTTGTGGTTCAGAGCTATTAGTATGACATCCTCCCCAAAAGTGCACGGGTAGAAAATCTGAAGGGATACTGGCTGTCTTAGTGGAAAAAATGAATCTACTTCTCCTAGTTTTTCCAGAAACTTCACACATAACTGTGGACAATTCCATTCTATTATTCCTGATAAAGTTTCCCTAAAAGAGGTAAACTAATGGCTACATCAAGGTGTTCTGATACGACAGTTATGGATGCCATATGTGCAAATCTGTGCATACAGATTGTCGTCCTTTTGGTAGTGTGAATCAAAATTACTTGTCTTGTGTGACCTTCTTTAGGGTAGCAATAGTTGTTATTTCATATACAGACTGGAAATTATacttggaaaactgaaaattacatCAGTGCGGTagtttgaccctggctgaatgccaggtgcccaccaaaaccaCTCTGTTGCTCCCCTCTTCAgccagacaggggagagaaaatacaacaaaaagcttgtgggtcgagataaggacagggagatcactcagcagttactgtcatgggcaaaacagactcaactaGGGAAAAATTAGTTCAATTTACTACCATTTGTAtcagaaaaacacttttcccccacccctcccttcttcccaggcttaacttaattcctgatttctctgcctcctccccccaggtggtgcaggggaaggaggaatgGGGGTTacggtcagttcatcacagctgtctctgctgctccttcctcctcacactcttccccctgcttcagtgtggggtccctcccgtgggagacagttctccatgaacttctccaatgtgagtccttcctgtgggctgcagttcttcatgaactgctccagcgtgggtcctctgcagggtcacaagtcctgccagcaaacctgctccagcacgggcttcccaggggtcacagcctcctcctccacatctacctgctccagcgtggggtccacatgctgcaggtgggtgtctgctccaccatggacctccctgggctgaggggcacagcccGCCTCACCAGGGGCTTcgccaggggctgcaggggaatctctgctccagtgcctggagctgctcctgcctccttctgcactgacctggtgtctgcagagtggTTGCTCTCACAGTCTCAACTTGCtggtgcagatttttttttttccttaaaaggtatcccagaggtgctaccactgtcactgattaactcggccttggccagtggcatGTCCATCCTGGAGCCAGGTGGCATTGGCTCCATCGGACGTgtgggaagcttctggcatcttctcacagaagccacccctgtagccccccacTATCAAACCCTTgtcatgcaaacccactacagtCAGTAATGCCTTTCCCTTGTTGCCCGCAAATTCAGTTTGGTTGCAAATACAGCCACTATCTGGCAATAATAGTCACCTAGATCTAGAAATCCTCtcaaacatgtatttttctaaatgtttcacTATATTGAGATGGGTTTATGATTAGCCAGAGCTGGTGGACTTCAACGGTGTACTTACACAGGAAAAATCAGTCGTagagaggaaataaagaaagaaagaaagcaagctgttctCATCTGTACAGGCTTTGCACAGATGGACAATCTAAGGAACACAGAGGAAATCATCAAGATCtgaatggtatttaaaaaacaaaacagcaacgGCATCTCTTCTGTGTGTTCTACACAGAGCTGAGTGTTCAGGTGGCTGTCGTCCACAAATGCTCATGCTTAGTCCTGAGTGATGCCTGGGGAAAAGCACCATTTCGGGAATTACATGTAGGAGACTATTTAAAAGGAATCACAAGTACAAAATTCAGCTTGCCTTTGAAGTAGGAATTTGAAGCTTAGCGAAGGAAATAGAGCATTCTGTCCCCCtttgcacagaaatacagagctGCGCTACAGAAGTGCAGAGGGGTTTATGCCTTCTTTGTACACAGATCAGCTGTACTGGTAGCAGCCACCAAAGCATGTGAAGAACCTCCATAGCGAGTTAATGCCTTCTGTTACGGCACCCGCTGGAGATGCCAAGCtagggctgcagctctgggaaacGCTGCTTGGTGCTGGGATGGCTTCCCCGTGGCCGTGCTCAGTGACTAGGCCAGCAATTCTGTGTTTCATTCAAGGAGAATGAATACGGGAGCAGTTTGCAAGCCATACTGGACATCTGATATATCAGAAACAAAggtgaattttttcttttacaaccCCAGAATCAGAGGTCTTAATGAATTACACAAGGCTTACAGCTGATCCAGTTGTAAAGGTTTTTCGTAGCCCAGTTCTTGCAACaaaatttgtcttctgaaagTAGAACAGTTCTCAACTAGTGCAGATTGTCAATCTGGACTACTTAAAAAGAACTtaaatacattgttttaaaattgtcaATCTTATTAATTTTGAATGATCATTTGataattctaaaaaaatattacatttcctttgagaaacaaattttaaaaaatcatcatcTATTACTAAACAGTGTTCCTGGATGCGTACATATTCTGAATGGCCGATGTTGCTGAATCAAAGTGATGGTGCAGCTTAATTCTATGTTTATTGGCAGTAATGTTcataaacttgttttctttataggaaaaataatattttgaggaagtattttcttcagtcttctaGAAGTTGACAGCCAGAACTGATCAAAAGGTGGTGTGCAGAGCTCACATGTGGTCTGGGAGATGTGACATCTcttgaaatacagctttcaaGTGGGCTGTCTGCATATAATCAGCTTCGGGAATATCCTTCTTCAAAAAGGGGGAATCTAATATGACaataagtaatttcttttaaccCTTTTTGtaatggttttatttaatcttaAATAGGTTTTGTGTACAAAGCTTCTGAGAAGGCCACAGGGATGACTGCCTGTGGGAGCTCTCGAATGCCAGTGACAAAAAGGCATGATCTCCCATTTCACAGCAATGCACACAACCCCTACAGCACATTGATAGGCTTTGTTACTGCTCCCTTTCCCACTCGTTTGCAGAGGAAGGTGCACATATATCTGTAACACCTTCCCACACCCTTTACATTTACAGGGACATGGCTGAAGAGTAGTTTGGGCCTTGTACAACAAGAAGGAAATCAGTTGACTTGGACTTACATTGCACCTCAGCTGGGCTACTGGGTTGCAGCTATGTCACCTACTATCCCAGGTAAGATGGAATTTAATTTTAGTGATATTCGCAGCACAGAGtaattatttattcatatataatgtttatatttttcagaatgacCTCATCTGAGATGCCACAGCTTGATCAATAATGGattattagaaaacagaaatctgaaagtAAAGGGCTAAAATCTTTTGGGGATTGTGGGGGGCAACTCTTGTGCTCAAAATCTGAGTCATTTCAATGGGAGACTTTTTAAAGTGTACCTGTTTTGATACATTTATGTCACCACTTCTTGGTAGAGCCATTGCTAGAAAACGAGGAGACCCATAATATCAATGTATTGGTGTTCCAGCAGGTAGAAAAATACACACTGTGAAGTTTCTGTAAAGAAACTCCCCAAAGAGATGGATTCACCTAAGGCCAATGTCACCCTGGGTTAGACATTTACTAATGGATTGATTaattgcaactttttttttttttcctttactctgAAGATGCCCATTTTGCCCTGACTATATACTTTGTATCATCTTGATGACTGATCAATTTATACCATGAATAACTTGGCATAGAAGTTCTAGGAAGCGTATTAGCAGAGTGGTATTAGTAGATGAGCTGACTAGTTGCTATCTGCAAGCCTCTTGGCATAACTGTAGAAAATGGCTTTGAACTAGGCATTATATCTACTTCTGTGCCTGTGGAGGTTATCAGTGTCGCAGCTTGCTCTTCCTTGTTTCTGTCTGTGGCTGCCTCTGATTTCTTAGTATTAGTTCTTCGACCACCAATAATCAGAGATATCTCTGTGTATAGACAAGCCaatcaatcaaacaaaaaaaagctcctcttacagcttttctttattaGGTTTTCTGGATGAAAACCAAATAcagtagaaatgaaaacattcttgCCTGGGCTGTGTAAGCTAAATAAACTATAGCtaaccaagaaaacaaactctAACTTGAGGACTGTTTTTAAAGTCTGCTTGTATATGCCATGAAGTTGTTTCATGATATGCAGGCTTTTTATTTGAGTTTTTATTAAGTGAAACTGCTGGAATATTCAGTTGACTCATTGATGAACAGAGTTCAGAGGCAGGTGCAGATCTGAATAAGCTATCATATTGAATTTAATggaattttacaaaataatggTACTTCAAGAAAAAGCGACTGCTCTGAGCCAGACATTTCACAGTTCAGCTCTGTTCCAGGCTGCAAGGAAGTAATGAAACTGGGCCTGTAACTCTGAGGTTAGGAGGCCTGTAACTCAACAGGAGAAGGCTTATTTGTCCTTGCAGCTTTAACTAACTTAACCAGCAGAATTTctacttgtattttatttctcattctttctgaGGGATAGATCTGGGTTCCTAAAACTTTGTTACAATGAGAAcaatgttttcatgaaaattcAAGTGAtttatcctttcttctttttgcttaaTGTCCTGAAGCAACAGTATCAATCGGTTCTGTAAAGTAAAGGTAGTGGTGGGACACAATGTATAAATACTTACGTTTCCCAAATGCAATATagtttatgttatttttaatgagattaatgactttttgcttgttttatctCCTCATTGGATCTATTTGATTTCTTATctaaaaaatgcacaaaaatgaGCTTTGTATTCCTAGAAGTGGCTCTACAGACCACTCAATATCCAAAGATAAGGTTTTTACAAACCTCATGATCTAGAACCTTAATGTTGGCCAAGTTTGCTGTCCTTCACAGTGCCTGCATGTTACTCTCAGCTGGTGCTGTACCTCCTTGCCTGAAGATGAAAATTTGGgcctttatttcaaaatcacGACAAGGATTTTGCAAACGAACAGGGTTACACATGCATAATTGTGAAGGGATGCTGTCCACATGTGTGCATCATTTGTATGTTAGAACATTTACTAAGCATTATTGAAACCTGGAGCTAAAACACTGTTTCACTAGTAGCCTGTCTTTTAAAGCTGCTGAAGATCTGCTTGGCTTGGCTCGATCTAGACTTCAGAGCACCAACACATCTTCCAATGAATGCACTGTTTAGTGCAAAGCACCACAAATTTTGTTGAAGAGAAGTTGTTGGCCACAGTGCTGCTACATGTACAGTGCTGGAACGTGCTGTGATGGCTTTTCTCCACTGATGAGAGCTTTGGTGCACTGTTAGCATCAGGACCTGGAAGGCAGCATTCACTGATCCATGCTCCCATTGAAACTAACTATATGATAAATGATCTATTTAGCCTTGCAGTCATGAAAACCAGCACACGCTTTCTCCACAACTTGCTCCCTTCTCCAGAGATGGTCTGCTCAATAGACACCAGGACTATGAGCAGTGGTGTTGCTCACTTAGCACCCTGATAACAAGGGAAGATGTCCCTCTCTTTGTTTAAGTGTCGttcctcttctgtttgcagGTTATTACAGGTCTAAATTCTCTTTTCTGGCCTTCCAGGTCCCGTTGTAACACACGACATTACCAGCTATCACACCATGTTTCTTTTGGCAATTTTAGGAGGGATGGCTCTCATACTTCTAGTCTTGCTGTGTCTGCTTTTATATTATTGCAGGTAAGATTCACCATCCTGGCTACATAGTTCATGTTGGCAATAAAAGGGGTTTTGCGCTCATGatattaaaagcttttgtatTGAAACACGTTtaatttggggggtggggggaagaagcAAGCAATCacttgaagaagaaagaaacagtgagaaaaaattTCATACGTTCCTAGTTACGTACAGCGTATATAATCACTCATTGGGTAGGATGGTAGTTGAATGAATCACACACACCTGtacctgtgttttctttgtaagaTGTTCTTAAAACCTCCTGTCAAACATGGGCATAGGTCCAAGATCTCTGTCATTGTACCTGTTAAGCATTCGCAAGTGATCTTTCTATTAGTCttatattaaaatgtgtgtTAAACTTCTATCAGCAAGTGTATATTAATGAGTGATTTTGTATTTGCCTCCTCCAGACATTTGCTCCAATTTGTAATTGGTGCTTGAGATATTTCCCAGTTGACATTActtattctttaattttatctttgctgCTGGGATAAGCTTTTAATTGTTAGGTTACGTAATAAAAGCTCAATTCCCCTAATACTAATCACTGTTTTGAAATCTCCCATTAAGACACACTTGCTGCTCTTGTTTCTGTGTACAACAGTCATAAATGTGTAACTTCTTTTGTTACCGgcttttctagaagaaaatgtttaagaCCACGTCAACATCATAAGAAACTGCAACTTTCAACAGCGCTGGACACTTCTAAGAAGGATCAAGCAACCTCAATGTCCcatataaatttaatattttcacGTCGCGAGTCGGAATTCCCTGGCGGGTTGTCCGTTGCTAGCAATGGACACACTGAAAACTCAGGTGCAAAGGAATTAATCAGTGCTGTCCACATGGAGATGGTATCACCTAGTGGAGAAGCAGATATGCATACACCTATGCTCAAACACTCATTCAGTACTTCACAGGAGTTTAGCTCCCGTGAGGAGCTGCTTTCtgagaaggagaaagacaagAGCAGAATTTCCTTGGATGACCTGACTCCCAGTGGGTCTCTAAGAAAAGACTACCATAAATCAGCAGatagttttcctttaaagacaagaaaatctacagaaacagctgaaggCTATGAGTCCCCTATCAAAGACGAATATAGGAGAAGTTATAATGCTATGCTGTCTCAGcctttatttgaaaagcaagagagagaaattcaAGTATCTATGAACCATATTGCTACTGGAAGCAAATACAATATTCAGGAACAAATATACCCCACACCTTCTGCCCCTGAAAAAGAACTGCTGGACTGCAGACCTGCTGATTGTATGATGTCTCGTTCAGTTGATCATCTTGAAAGACCTACATCTTTCCCTCGACCAGGTCAGTTAATCTGCTGCAATTCTGTTGACCAAGTCAATGACAGTGTTTACAGAAAAGTTTTGCCTGCACTGGTCATCCCAGGTCATTACATGAAATTGCCAGGAGAACACCCTTTTGTTAGCCAGCCACTGGTTGTCCCAGCTGACCAGCAGATTGATGTAGAAAGACTTCAGGCTGAGCTTCCTAACCCTCACGCACGGCTTTTTCCGCACCCCCCGCAGCAGCTGCAACCCCAGCAGTTAGCATCCCAAGCAATATCTCAGCAGCATTTGCAAGATGCAGGTGCAGCTGAGTGGAGTCAACAAAATGCTTCCATGTCTGAATCTATTTCCATTCCTGCCTCACTTAATGATGCATCCCTGGCTCAAATGAATAGCGAAGTGCAGCTTCTTACAGAAAAGGCTTTGATGGAATTAGGAGGTGGGAAGCCATTGCCTCATCCTCGAGCATGGTTTGTTTCTCTAGATGGACGTTCAAATGCTCATGTTAGACATTCATACATCGATCTCCAAAGAGCTGGTAGGAATGGGAGTAACGATGCCAGTTTGGACTCTGGTGTTGACATGAATGAGCCAAAATCTGCCCGAAAGGGAAGAGGAGATCATCTGTCTGCGCCACAGAGTCACCCACCAGTGCAAGAGCACCAGCAGAGAGAGCGGAAGGTTTCAGATAGCACAGCTTACACACAACTTGTGTACTTGGATGATATGGACCAAAGCGGCAGTGAGTGTGGAACAGCAGTTTGTAGCCCTGAGGACAATGCTCTACGATGCCTACTAGAAGGCACTAGTAAGAGAAGTGGTGTGCAGTTGCCCAGCCTGCAGGAGGAAACAAGAACTGTGGATACCAAACCAGAGCCATTAACTAGTCCTGAACACAGAACATCAGTTcaagatgaggaggaggaggaggaggaggaggaggaagatgacCAAGGTGAAGATAAGAAGAGTCCTTGGCAGAAACGAGAGGAAAGACCACTAATGACTTTCAATCTGAAGTGAGCTATTGTGAAAATCCACCATTCAGTGGAGTATAAAATTGCCAAATATTCTTTCTGTGGAagtgcttgattttttttcttcttttttttgttgtggagagaaaagagaaaaacaaactgtgGTGAGCAACATTTGAAAGAACTTTTAAATGCATTACTGTGTAAATgttagaaaagaattaaaatcatTCCTCTGATTTAACAGCTGCCTCCGGTGAGATAGCTGAACAAAGAGTGTGATTGTTATTCCATATACTTGATATTGGTCATCCAGGATGTTGAAAATACTGACAAATTGTTTTGGTTAGTTTATGACCTCAATCTCCTTATGAATGGGAGCTGGTAAAGCTTTTGTTTCGTAGGCCAATTTTATGTTGATAATGCTACTGAAAGTATCTTAAAAACAAGAGTTTGACACATGGTGTCCAATATTGTGCATTATCTCAATGAAAGGCTATGCATTGCTGCTTTTAGTAATATTTTGCTTATACtatgcttttcttaattttacaaGTTGGTTGTAAACATTTTATGTCCTTTATTATAAACTActcagcaatttattttaatgaaaaactgcagGAAACTTGAGTAGCATCCCTTAGCATTGAAGCCTTTTTATGAAACCAAACTGAACTTTGTGTCGACTAAGATTCCTCTA containing:
- the FAM171A1 gene encoding protein FAM171A1 isoform X3; this encodes MSRSAALLLCLLGCNVWKAVTKTLGAPEATQGARTQPQVHFQRRSVKLPENTSYSDLTAYLTAASSPWEVDSFPYLQGLDGNGTGNSTRYDLTPVTAVSVHLLNSDGTPIPVNGPIYVTVPLPTNSNLKHNAHVPAWRFDQKFGTWLKSSLGLVQQEGNQLTWTYIAPQLGYWVAAMSPTIPGPVVTHDITSYHTMFLLAILGGMALILLVLLCLLLYYCRRKCLRPRQHHKKLQLSTALDTSKKDQATSMSHINLIFSRRESEFPGGLSVASNGHTENSGAKELISAVHMEMVSPSGEADMHTPMLKHSFSTSQEFSSREELLSEKEKDKSRISLDDLTPSGSLRKDYHKSADSFPLKTRKSTETAEGYESPIKDEYRRSYNAMLSQPLFEKQEREIQVSMNHIATGSKYNIQEQIYPTPSAPEKELLDCRPADCMMSRSVDHLERPTSFPRPGQLICCNSVDQVNDSVYRKVLPALVIPGHYMKLPGEHPFVSQPLVVPADQQIDVERLQAELPNPHARLFPHPPQQLQPQQLASQAISQQHLQDAGAAEWSQQNASMSESISIPASLNDASLAQMNSEVQLLTEKALMELGGGKPLPHPRAWFVSLDGRSNAHVRHSYIDLQRAGRNGSNDASLDSGVDMNEPKSARKGRGDHLSAPQSHPPVQEHQQRERKVSDSTAYTQLVYLDDMDQSGSECGTAVCSPEDNALRCLLEGTSKRSGVQLPSLQEETRTVDTKPEPLTSPEHRTSVQDEEEEEEEEEEDDQGEDKKSPWQKREERPLMTFNLK
- the FAM171A1 gene encoding protein FAM171A1 isoform X2, coding for MSRSAALLLCLLGCNVWKAVTKTLGAPEATQVFSSLSLGLLPERSATLMVYDDVVQIVSGFQGARTQPQVHFQRRSVKLPENTSYSDLTAYLTAASSPWEVDSFPYLQGLDGNGTGNSTRYDLTPVTAVSVHLLNSDGTPIPVNGPIYVTVPLPTNSNLKHNAHVPAWRFDQKFGTWLKSSLGLVQQEGNQLTWTYIAPQLGYWVAAMSPTIPGPVVTHDITSYHTMFLLAILGGMALILLVLLCLLLYYCRRKCLRPRQHHKKLQLSTALDTSKKDQATSMSHINLIFSRRESEFPGGLSVASNGHTENSGAKELISAVHMEMVSPSGEADMHTPMLKHSFSTSQEFSSREELLSEKEKDKSRISLDDLTPSGSLRKDYHKSADSFPLKTRKSTETAEGYESPIKDEYRRSYNAMLSQPLFEKQEREIQVSMNHIATGSKYNIQEQIYPTPSAPEKELLDCRPADCMMSRSVDHLERPTSFPRPGQLICCNSVDQVNDSVYRKVLPALVIPGHYMKLPGEHPFVSQPLVVPADQQIDVERLQAELPNPHARLFPHPPQQLQPQQLASQAISQQHLQDAGAAEWSQQNASMSESISIPASLNDASLAQMNSEVQLLTEKALMELGGGKPLPHPRAWFVSLDGRSNAHVRHSYIDLQRAGRNGSNDASLDSGVDMNEPKSARKGRGDHLSAPQSHPPVQEHQQRERKVSDSTAYTQLVYLDDMDQSGSECGTAVCSPEDNALRCLLEGTSKRSGVQLPSLQEETRTVDTKPEPLTSPEHRTSVQDEEEEEEEEEEDDQGEDKKSPWQKREERPLMTFNLK
- the FAM171A1 gene encoding protein FAM171A1 isoform X1, translating into MSRSAALLLCLLGCNVWKAVTKTLGAPEATQEVTLKVHVSDASTHQPVTEAFIEIFTNQISIASGTSGADGTAFLKFQYKLGNQLIVTASKHAYVPNSAPWKPVRLPVFSSLSLGLLPERSATLMVYDDVVQIVSGFQGARTQPQVHFQRRSVKLPENTSYSDLTAYLTAASSPWEVDSFPYLQGLDGNGTGNSTRYDLTPVTAVSVHLLNSDGTPIPVNGPIYVTVPLPTNSNLKHNAHVPAWRFDQKFGTWLKSSLGLVQQEGNQLTWTYIAPQLGYWVAAMSPTIPGPVVTHDITSYHTMFLLAILGGMALILLVLLCLLLYYCRRKCLRPRQHHKKLQLSTALDTSKKDQATSMSHINLIFSRRESEFPGGLSVASNGHTENSGAKELISAVHMEMVSPSGEADMHTPMLKHSFSTSQEFSSREELLSEKEKDKSRISLDDLTPSGSLRKDYHKSADSFPLKTRKSTETAEGYESPIKDEYRRSYNAMLSQPLFEKQEREIQVSMNHIATGSKYNIQEQIYPTPSAPEKELLDCRPADCMMSRSVDHLERPTSFPRPGQLICCNSVDQVNDSVYRKVLPALVIPGHYMKLPGEHPFVSQPLVVPADQQIDVERLQAELPNPHARLFPHPPQQLQPQQLASQAISQQHLQDAGAAEWSQQNASMSESISIPASLNDASLAQMNSEVQLLTEKALMELGGGKPLPHPRAWFVSLDGRSNAHVRHSYIDLQRAGRNGSNDASLDSGVDMNEPKSARKGRGDHLSAPQSHPPVQEHQQRERKVSDSTAYTQLVYLDDMDQSGSECGTAVCSPEDNALRCLLEGTSKRSGVQLPSLQEETRTVDTKPEPLTSPEHRTSVQDEEEEEEEEEEDDQGEDKKSPWQKREERPLMTFNLK